In Phocoena phocoena chromosome 11, mPhoPho1.1, whole genome shotgun sequence, one DNA window encodes the following:
- the LOC136131291 gene encoding LOW QUALITY PROTEIN: kelch-like protein 15 (The sequence of the model RefSeq protein was modified relative to this genomic sequence to represent the inferred CDS: inserted 3 bases in 3 codons), with product MAGDVEGFCSSIHDTSVSAGFRALYEEGLLLDVTLVIEDHQFQAHRALLATQSDYFRIMFTADMRERDQDKIHLKGLTATGFSHVLQFMYYGTTELSMSTVHEILQAAMYVQLTEVVKLCCSFLLAKICLENCAEIMRLLDDFSVNIEGVREKLDAFLLDNFVPLMSRPDFLSYLSFQKLMSYLDNDHLSRFPEIELYEAVQSWLRHDARRWRHIDTIIQNIRXKTSEFYRFSRQLRHEVDQALNYFQNVHQQPLLDMKSSRIRSAKPQTTVFQGMIGHRMINSKILLLKKPRVWWELEGPQXPLHPDCLAIVNNFVFLLGGEELGPDGEFHASSKVFRYDPRQNSWLRMADMSVPRSEFAVGVIGKFIYAVAGRTRDETFYSTERYDITNDKWEFVGPYPVNKYGHEGTVLNNKLFITGGITSSSTSKQVCVFHPSKEGTIEQQTRRTQVVTNCWENKSKMNYARCFHKMISYNGKLYVFGGVCVILRASFESQGCPSTEVYNPETDQWTILASXPIGRSGHGVTVLDKQIMALGGLCYNGHYSDSSLTFDPDENKWKEDEYPRMPCKLDGLQVCNLHFPEYILDEVRRCN from the exons ATGGCAGGGGACGTGGAAGGATTCTGTTCCTCCATCCATGACACCAGTGTCTCTGCTGGGTTCAGAGCACTGTATGAGGAGGGACTGCTTCTTGATGTCACTCTGGTTATTGAAGATCATCAGTTCCAGGCCCATAGAGCACTCTTGGCCACCCAGAGTGATTACTTCAGAATTATGTTTACCGCAGATATGAGGGAGCGAGATCAGgacaaaattcatttaaaagGCCTAACTGCTACCGGTTTCAGCCACGTCCTTCAGTTTATGTACTATGGAACTACAGAACTGAGTATGAGTACTGTTCATGAGATTCTTCAGGCTGCCATGTATGTTCAACTTACAGAAGTGGTGAAGTTGTGCTGCTCTTTTCTATTAGCAAAAATCTGCTTAGAAAACTGTGCAGAAATTATGAGACTCTTAGATGATTTCAGTGTAAACATCGAGGGAGTCAGGGAGAAGTTGGACGCCTTTCTGCTAGACAACTTCGTACCACTCATGTCCAGGCCTGACTTCCTGTCTTATCTGAGCTTTCAGAAGCTCATGTCTTACTTGGATAATGATCATCTGAGCAGGTTCCCAGAGATAGAGCTGTACGAGGCTGTGCAGTCTTGGCTGCGGCATGATGCAAGACGCTGGAGACATATCGATACCATAATTCAGAACATCA TTAAGACATCAGAATTTTATAGATTCTCCCGACAGCTGCGCCATGAAGTTGACCAAGCCTTGAATTACTTTCAGAACGTTCACCAGCAGCCTCTGTTGGACATGAAATCAAGCCGCATCCGCTCTGCCAAACCCCAAACTACAGTATTCCAAGGCATGATTGGACATAGAATGATTAACAGTAAAATACTTCTCTTAAAGAAACCAAGAGTCTGGTGGGAACTGGAGGGCCCAC TACCTCTGCATCCGGACTGCCTTGCTATCGTGAATAACTTCGTGTTCTTGTTGGGTGGGGAAGAACTGGGCCCAGATGGCGAATTCCATGCTTCTTCCAAAGTGTTCAGGTATGACCCAAGACAAAACTCTTGGCTCCGGATGGCAGACATGTCTGTACCACGTTCAGAATTTGCAGTTGGTGTTATTGGAAAGTTTATTTACGCTGTAGCAGGCAGAACCAGAGATGAGACTTTCTATTCAACAGAGAGATATGATATCACCAATGATAAATGGGAATTTGTGGGTCCTTATCCAGTTAACAAGTATGGACATGAGGGGACAGTGCTCAATAACAAGCTGTTTATCACTGGTGGAATCACCTCATCTTCCACCTCCAAACAAGTGTGCGTGTTTCACCCCAGTAAAGAAGGGACCATAGAACAGCAGACCAGGAGAACTCAAGTAGTTACCAACTGCTGGGAGAATAAGAGCAAAATGAATTACGCTAGATGTTTTCACAAGATGATTTCTTACAACGGCAAGCTTTATGTCTTCGGTGGTGTCTGTGTGATCTTGAGGGCCTCTTTTGAGTCTCAGGGATGCCCTTCCACAGAAGTGTACAACCCAGAGACTGATCAGTGGACCATCTTGGCGT AGCCAATTGGTAGAAGTGGCCATGGTGTGACTGTGCTGGACAAACAGATAATGGCTCTTGGAGGCCTTTGCTACAATGGTCATTACAGCGATTCTAGTCTCACTTTTGATCCGGATGAAAACAAATGGAAGGAAGATGAGTACCCGCGGATGCCCTGCAAGCTGGATGGTTTACAAGTATGCAACCtgcattttccagaatatatACTGGACGAGGTCAGACGTTGCAACTAA
- the EID3 gene encoding EP300-interacting inhibitor of differentiation 3: protein MAEEKDCLRGDVEKGEEPVVTTTGGAYSGKQAAEEPMKVEAEAGADACSDDLSCGEADIDPSLLELVDEEKCRSIRKQYRQLIFNVQQNRDDIVNTASESLTEALEEANVLFDAVSRTREAALDAQFLVLASDLGKEKAKQLNSDMSLFNQVAFCDFLLIFVGLNWMEDDGHDALSDCDDNIVRSFWETVQKEATSWMLQAETLHFIFGSFKSEPSARKRRLEHRKRVHRMEENGDMPTKLRKLDLSSNQEATEKEVERILGLLQTYFQKYPDTPVSYFEFVIDPNSFSRTVENIFYVSFIIRDGFARIRLDHDRLPILEPININHVGEGNDSSSHCRKQGVISLSLQDWKNIVATFEISEAMITNSY from the coding sequence ATGGCTGAGGAAAAAGATTGCCTGAGGGGAGACGTAGAGAAGGGCGAGGAGCCGGTGGTGACCACTACCGGTGGTGCGTACTCTGGGAAGCAGGCGGCGGAGGAGCCGATGAAGGTGGAAGCGGAGGCGGGGGCTGATGCCTGCTCTGACGACCTCAGCTGTGGGGAGGCCGACATCGACCCAAGCCTGCTGGAGCTGGTTGATGAGGAGAAATGCCGGAGTATCCGCAAGCAGTACCGGCAGCTCATCTTTAACGTCCAGCAGAACCGTGATGACATAGTGAACACGGCGAGCGAGTCCTTAACCGAGGCTCTCGAAGAAGCCAATGTCCTGTTTGATGCAGTGAGTCGAACGAGAGAAGCGGCCCTCGACGCTCAGTTTCTTGTTTTGGCTTCTGATTTgggtaaagaaaaagcaaagcagcTAAACTCTGACATGAGCCTTTTTAATCAGGTGGCATTTTGTGATTTTCTGCTTATATTTGTGGGTCTAAACTGGATGGAAGATGATGGACATGATGCGCTGAGTGACTGTGATGATAATATAGTTCGATCTTTTTGGGAGACAGTACAAAAGGAAGCAACGTCGTGGATGCTGCAAGCTGAAACATTGCACTTTATATTCGGTTCATTCAAATCAGAGCCTTCCGCGCGGAAGCGCCGACTTGAGCACCGGAAAAGAgttcacagaatggaagaaaacggGGATATGCCTACAAAGCTGAGGAAGCTGGACCTGAGTAGTAATCAAGAAGCGacagaaaaagaagtagaaagaatcTTGGGATTGTTGCAAACGTACTTTCAGAAGTATCCTGATACTCCCGTGTCCTATTTTGAGTTTGTGATTGACCCAAACTCTTTCTCTCGTACTGTGgagaatatattttatgtttctttcattATAAGGGATGGTTTTGCAAGAATAAGGCTTGACCATGACAGGCTGCCAATATTGGAGCCCATTAATATTAACCATGTGGGTGAGGGGAATGATTCCAGTTCCCATTGCAGGAAACAAGGAGTTATATCTTTGAGTTTACAGGACTGGAAAAATATTGTGGCAACTTTTGAAATTTCAGAGGCCATGATCACAAACTCGTACTAA